The proteins below come from a single Afipia felis ATCC 53690 genomic window:
- a CDS encoding ParB/RepB/Spo0J family partition protein has translation MSAKQAETVVESGMQIFVPLSKLKKSPKNARKTPHGEAAIEALAGSIAAKGMLQNLVVEPELDTDGAETGFYLVTVGEGRRLAQLLRAKRKQIKKSEPIRCVLDTANDPKEISLDENVTRSDMHPADQFEVFKYLAEEKGYGAEEIAARFGVTAHVVRQRLRLGSVSPRLMQVYRDGDLTLDQLMAFALTEDHVRQEDAFERLLHNREPYAIRRLLTETNVPARDRRARFVGLEAYEVAGGTILRDLFSEDQGGYLEDAALLHRLAKEKLEGAAAELCEREGWRWTEAHLDYPHSHGLRRLYPSPIDLSLEDAAAYAAAQAAYDALTVQFEGVEELPDDIDERFGELEAEIERIDAKREAYAPDVVNRCGAFVILNHDGILRIERGFVRREDEHLHFDSSATGADEVNGRSGMDGLEEGGLSVGHDDEAATGKPLSDLLVRDLTAHRTLGLRIALGEQPDVALIAVIHAIVAQTFYHQAVSCLDIRPTSAALATHAEGIEDTVAATALADRHDRWAVQLPESPSDLWSFVVELDHDSRMALLAHCAALTVFAVRVPWDKRQRALAAADTLATVLALDMSQHWLPTARSYFGRVAKDHIIAAVSEAVGPEAADRIAAMKKAPMAEAAEQLVAGTGWLPRIIAGPAIVPASTNGVTDAEHTADAEGMIAAE, from the coding sequence ATGTCGGCCAAGCAAGCAGAAACCGTTGTTGAGAGCGGGATGCAAATTTTCGTCCCACTCAGCAAGCTCAAGAAATCCCCGAAGAACGCCCGCAAGACGCCGCATGGCGAAGCCGCTATAGAAGCGTTGGCGGGCAGCATCGCCGCCAAGGGGATGTTGCAAAATCTTGTGGTCGAGCCCGAGCTCGATACTGACGGTGCCGAGACCGGGTTTTATCTCGTCACCGTCGGCGAAGGACGGCGGCTGGCGCAATTGTTGCGTGCCAAGCGCAAGCAGATCAAGAAGTCGGAACCGATCCGCTGCGTTCTCGACACCGCGAACGATCCGAAAGAAATCTCTCTCGATGAAAATGTCACGCGGAGCGACATGCATCCGGCGGATCAATTCGAGGTGTTCAAGTATCTCGCGGAAGAAAAAGGTTATGGCGCGGAAGAAATCGCGGCTCGGTTCGGCGTCACCGCGCATGTCGTGCGCCAGCGGTTGCGGCTTGGTTCGGTCTCGCCAAGGCTGATGCAGGTCTATCGTGACGGCGACCTGACCTTGGATCAGTTGATGGCCTTTGCCCTCACCGAGGATCATGTGCGGCAGGAAGACGCCTTTGAACGTTTACTCCACAACCGCGAGCCTTATGCGATCCGGCGATTGCTGACCGAGACTAATGTTCCAGCGCGGGATCGCCGTGCGCGCTTCGTCGGGCTGGAAGCCTATGAGGTGGCGGGAGGGACCATCCTGCGCGATCTGTTCTCGGAGGATCAGGGTGGCTACCTGGAGGACGCCGCATTGCTCCACCGTCTGGCCAAGGAGAAGCTGGAGGGCGCGGCTGCGGAGCTTTGCGAACGGGAGGGTTGGAGATGGACGGAAGCTCATCTTGATTATCCGCATTCGCATGGCCTGCGGCGGCTCTATCCGTCACCGATTGACCTCTCGCTGGAGGACGCGGCGGCCTATGCGGCGGCGCAGGCGGCCTACGACGCTCTCACGGTGCAATTCGAGGGTGTAGAGGAGTTGCCCGACGACATTGATGAGCGGTTTGGCGAGCTTGAGGCCGAGATCGAACGGATCGACGCCAAGCGCGAGGCCTATGCTCCCGATGTCGTCAATCGTTGCGGCGCGTTCGTGATACTTAATCATGACGGGATACTGCGGATCGAGCGCGGCTTTGTCCGTCGTGAGGACGAGCATCTGCACTTCGACAGTTCGGCAACGGGCGCGGACGAAGTCAATGGCCGCTCAGGAATGGACGGCCTTGAGGAAGGCGGGCTGTCGGTCGGACATGACGATGAGGCAGCAACCGGCAAGCCATTGTCGGATTTGCTGGTGCGTGATCTGACCGCGCACCGCACGCTTGGTCTGCGCATCGCGCTGGGCGAGCAACCGGACGTGGCGCTGATTGCGGTCATCCATGCCATAGTCGCGCAGACGTTTTATCACCAAGCCGTGTCATGCCTCGACATCCGGCCCACAAGTGCCGCACTTGCGACCCATGCCGAGGGCATTGAGGATACCGTTGCCGCAACAGCGTTGGCGGATCGCCATGACCGATGGGCAGTGCAACTACCAGAATCGCCTTCCGATCTCTGGAGCTTCGTTGTTGAACTCGATCACGACAGTCGCATGGCGCTGCTCGCACACTGCGCGGCGCTGACCGTGTTCGCGGTCAGAGTGCCATGGGATAAGAGGCAGCGCGCGTTGGCGGCAGCGGATACGCTTGCGACAGTGCTTGCTCTCGATATGAGTCAACATTGGCTGCCGACGGCGCGATCCTACTTTGGCCGTGTCGCCAAGGACCACATCATCGCCGCCGTTAGTGAGGCGGTCGGGCCGGAAGCCGCTGATCGCATTGCGGCCATGAAGAAGGCGCCGATGGCGGAAGCCGCCGAACAGCTTGTCGCCGGAACCGGGTGGCTTCCCCGGATCATTGCGGGTCCGGCCATCGTTCCCGCGTCTACTAACGGGGTGACTGATGCTGAGCATACCGCTGACGCCGAGGGCATGATCGCGGCGGAATGA
- a CDS encoding type IV secretion system DNA-binding domain-containing protein: MKLAKYERRSPLEATRITIAVSILIGTIACIVTMELAPLVIWVDDHTQFMTATWLAQGWQDYFRTAFSAMSRSDDIVATMSTTLVASLVATAQWTSDNFVMMALGRVLAVALTAVIAAASISYAMMISNAPVVDTREHVDGMRLLRGKEGLGHLRAITGNESGKQPAGLEIAPGVSLAKLREIRGTLILGAIGSGKTRILLYILDRVLDAIKTKPQRRIRLLVHDTTGELLDGLPLEDNQFAALHGARPGGWAWAIGRDVLTASDAESVADAMAPKTGDMWGAGASIFLAAAQIKCQHEHNTSWGIAEFYDNLLEDPITLKPLYERIYPVAASLIEIDPVTGALSKTTVSFLLTFRAAVLRYLRPLAENWRDVPGERQFSFIEWLEGSNPAYPAVVVLQRAGKYPQMSAAWIGAVVDTIAGHVNDASFSNSQDRRVLLALEELATLGKLKNFSTLLDTGRNKGIGVFASVQEPEQLAIHYGNEEAKTILKRFRTKIICQQVLDADTDDFSIAHIGKRTVIETTETKSATTVKGVTTTAVTRNETNKEVPSIRGERLAYDLGVHGDRIRAIIAGMEDPVEAEWPLTIWPRRRNLPVGKPGSG, from the coding sequence ATGAAGCTGGCAAAATATGAGCGGCGTTCGCCCCTTGAAGCAACACGTATCACGATCGCCGTGAGCATTCTGATCGGAACGATAGCCTGCATAGTCACGATGGAACTCGCTCCTCTTGTGATCTGGGTGGACGATCACACTCAGTTCATGACTGCAACATGGTTGGCGCAGGGGTGGCAGGATTACTTCCGAACCGCCTTCAGCGCGATGTCGAGGTCTGACGACATTGTTGCCACGATGAGCACGACCCTTGTTGCATCTTTAGTCGCCACAGCTCAATGGACCTCAGATAATTTTGTGATGATGGCTTTGGGGCGAGTGCTGGCTGTAGCGCTGACAGCAGTTATCGCTGCTGCATCGATATCGTACGCTATGATGATCTCGAATGCGCCGGTCGTCGATACCAGAGAGCATGTTGACGGTATGCGCCTATTGCGGGGTAAAGAAGGTCTCGGTCATCTGCGTGCTATCACGGGAAACGAATCCGGCAAACAGCCAGCGGGACTTGAGATCGCGCCCGGTGTTTCGTTGGCGAAACTGCGCGAAATCCGTGGCACATTGATCTTGGGTGCGATCGGCAGCGGCAAAACCCGCATCCTCCTTTATATTCTGGATCGTGTCCTCGATGCAATCAAGACCAAACCTCAGCGCCGAATTCGCTTGTTGGTCCACGACACGACAGGCGAGTTGCTGGACGGATTGCCGCTTGAAGACAATCAATTCGCGGCCCTGCATGGCGCACGCCCGGGCGGTTGGGCCTGGGCGATCGGCCGTGATGTTTTGACTGCTTCTGATGCCGAGTCAGTGGCAGATGCGATGGCGCCGAAAACCGGCGACATGTGGGGCGCCGGCGCTTCGATCTTTCTCGCTGCCGCGCAAATCAAATGCCAGCACGAGCACAACACGTCCTGGGGAATAGCGGAGTTCTACGACAATTTGTTGGAAGACCCGATTACGCTGAAACCATTGTACGAAAGGATTTACCCGGTCGCGGCCTCGCTGATCGAAATAGATCCTGTCACCGGCGCACTGTCGAAGACGACGGTATCGTTCTTGCTCACGTTTCGAGCAGCGGTTTTGCGCTACCTGCGGCCACTTGCCGAAAACTGGCGGGACGTTCCAGGCGAAAGACAATTCTCCTTCATTGAATGGCTGGAGGGCTCCAATCCGGCGTATCCCGCAGTGGTCGTGCTACAGCGCGCGGGAAAATATCCGCAAATGTCGGCCGCCTGGATTGGTGCCGTCGTCGACACCATCGCGGGGCACGTCAATGACGCCTCCTTCTCGAACTCACAAGATCGGCGCGTTCTCCTCGCTCTTGAGGAATTGGCGACGCTCGGCAAATTGAAAAATTTCAGCACCCTGCTGGACACCGGCAGGAACAAAGGCATCGGCGTGTTCGCGTCTGTCCAAGAACCCGAGCAGCTCGCGATTCACTACGGTAACGAGGAAGCGAAGACCATTCTTAAACGCTTCCGAACGAAAATCATCTGTCAGCAGGTTCTGGATGCGGACACCGACGATTTTTCGATAGCTCATATCGGCAAGCGAACCGTCATCGAGACGACTGAAACAAAATCCGCCACAACAGTTAAAGGCGTTACGACGACCGCGGTCACGCGCAACGAAACCAATAAGGAAGTTCCGAGCATTCGCGGAGAACGCCTTGCCTACGATCTCGGAGTGCATGGCGACCGGATAAGGGCGATTATCGCAGGCATGGAGGATCCCGTCGAAGCCGAATGGCCGCTGACAATCTGGCCGCGCCGACGCAATCTTCCTGTCGGCAAGCCTGGAAGCGGCTGA
- the mobF gene encoding MobF family relaxase, whose translation MEGLIIEVFMVTRPNKVFSATYFTQELESARYFLADSNLSAFWLTGDARFGVQAGAALNPTHFERLFEGRDESGQSLLLQNTGLRKRISAYELSVGVSKSVSAAWALASPQDRAAIEQAFCKSLNAVSDHVCRNSFTRLGHNGKVFTPVQPNIACFIQPDTRPVLQADGAVAIQPQLHAHLILPNLVAIQPHELTLSERNRAPHAQGDTGKIPLRYLTRSLDGQPLYHGAKSWGAIQHLACATELQKLGYCIGDIGPNGTFEIVPPSHERDADERLRHFWSARRKEIENELSEAGLTTAESPELAARAAVKTRRAKVATSEDTFARWRREAETLGVNVERYTEYRRELEMPSPTLHDSAIAIRMADIPRRLTEFEATFDHHDLIREVASALIGTGVEVSRVDEEIAKLSESGAIVEIGRTERERIFSTQEMIHLEREVVEASGRLAIKPWHPIDRARLVDFCLSANLSDEQTAAVLGVANRRSIDFIEGRAGTGKTTTLQPLCRALEKNFRIIATGVSWRTARMLEDELSGPDPRSHVEARALDSWLALDKAGGHFCDGRTLLLVDESSQIGVRAMHNLLTEVERSGACALFLGDRAQTLAVSAGSGIELVARTVEAAEISKVVRQSDPQLRLVVEQLARGDVVTALETMADRDCIIEADGQAATVKTAVDNLFARRAATPEKSHLLICKSNAMRLALDSEVRRRLRAEGLLTGEDVRIDAVTPSGRAYRLSLAKGDRIRFGIRCDISDHRVINGTIGKISDIVAEEDGHALIAADVDGHELLFSSREVVDDRGRIRLATDYASTIWSSQGLTSHSATIVTDAAFDRRDIYVALSRAKQQSTLCVDSRALNFAIRAETGFDRSAEDITVEERREHLVRQMSRWRTKTSTLDFVSDRSALESKEHLRDGRAATSRRARGLQAEAEAGL comes from the coding sequence TTGGAAGGCCTCATTATCGAGGTTTTCATGGTCACGCGCCCGAACAAGGTCTTCTCCGCGACGTACTTTACCCAGGAGCTGGAGTCCGCGCGGTATTTTCTCGCGGATTCCAACCTCAGCGCCTTCTGGCTGACGGGCGACGCGCGGTTTGGCGTACAAGCAGGCGCTGCTCTCAATCCCACTCACTTCGAGCGGCTGTTCGAGGGCCGCGACGAGAGCGGTCAGTCGCTGCTGCTGCAAAATACGGGGCTGAGGAAGCGCATCAGCGCCTACGAACTCTCGGTCGGCGTCTCCAAATCGGTTTCAGCCGCGTGGGCATTGGCGTCCCCGCAAGACCGTGCGGCAATCGAGCAGGCCTTTTGCAAATCGCTGAACGCGGTGTCGGATCACGTTTGCCGCAACTCCTTCACGCGGCTTGGCCATAACGGCAAGGTCTTCACGCCGGTGCAGCCGAACATCGCGTGCTTCATTCAACCTGACACGCGCCCGGTTCTGCAAGCCGACGGCGCGGTGGCGATACAGCCTCAGTTGCATGCACATTTAATTTTGCCAAACTTGGTGGCGATCCAGCCCCACGAATTGACTCTATCGGAGCGAAATCGCGCGCCACACGCTCAGGGCGATACGGGCAAGATTCCGTTGCGCTACCTAACTCGCTCGTTGGACGGCCAGCCGCTCTATCACGGCGCCAAGTCATGGGGAGCAATTCAGCACTTGGCCTGCGCGACTGAATTGCAAAAGCTTGGTTACTGCATCGGTGACATCGGGCCCAACGGCACCTTCGAGATCGTGCCACCATCGCACGAACGGGATGCCGACGAGCGCTTACGACACTTCTGGAGTGCACGCCGTAAGGAAATCGAAAACGAGCTCTCCGAAGCAGGTTTGACCACGGCGGAATCGCCTGAGCTCGCCGCAAGGGCCGCCGTTAAAACCCGACGCGCCAAGGTCGCCACCTCGGAAGATACATTCGCTCGCTGGCGTCGCGAAGCGGAAACGCTTGGCGTCAATGTCGAGCGATATACCGAATATCGTCGTGAACTGGAGATGCCGTCACCCACTCTCCATGATTCCGCAATTGCTATCCGAATGGCGGATATCCCACGGCGACTGACGGAATTCGAGGCGACATTCGATCACCACGACCTCATCCGGGAGGTGGCGTCCGCCCTCATCGGCACTGGCGTGGAAGTCTCACGCGTCGACGAAGAAATAGCGAAACTCTCCGAGAGTGGTGCGATTGTTGAGATCGGACGGACCGAACGGGAACGCATCTTCTCCACGCAGGAAATGATCCACTTGGAACGCGAAGTGGTCGAGGCATCCGGCCGCCTTGCGATAAAACCATGGCATCCCATCGATCGCGCTCGGCTGGTGGATTTCTGTTTGTCGGCAAATCTTTCAGACGAGCAGACGGCGGCCGTGCTCGGCGTCGCCAACCGCCGTTCGATCGACTTCATCGAAGGCCGCGCCGGGACCGGCAAGACCACAACCCTGCAGCCACTATGCCGCGCACTTGAGAAAAATTTCCGAATTATCGCAACGGGGGTAAGTTGGCGCACGGCGCGCATGCTTGAAGATGAACTGTCCGGTCCTGACCCACGTTCGCATGTTGAGGCCAGGGCTCTCGATTCCTGGCTGGCGTTAGACAAAGCCGGTGGCCACTTCTGCGATGGACGCACGCTCCTCCTGGTGGACGAAAGTTCGCAGATTGGCGTTCGCGCCATGCACAACCTGCTGACTGAGGTCGAACGCTCGGGAGCTTGCGCTTTATTTTTGGGCGACCGCGCTCAAACATTAGCTGTGTCGGCTGGGTCAGGCATCGAGCTTGTCGCCCGCACCGTTGAGGCTGCGGAAATCTCGAAAGTAGTTCGCCAGAGCGACCCGCAACTGCGCCTGGTAGTCGAACAGCTGGCGAGGGGTGATGTCGTCACCGCGTTGGAAACGATGGCCGACCGCGACTGCATCATCGAGGCAGACGGTCAGGCTGCGACCGTCAAAACAGCGGTCGACAATCTCTTCGCACGGCGCGCCGCCACCCCTGAAAAATCGCACCTGTTAATCTGCAAATCCAACGCCATGCGCCTCGCGCTCGATTCGGAAGTTCGCCGTCGCCTGCGCGCCGAAGGCCTCTTAACCGGAGAAGACGTTAGAATTGATGCCGTAACCCCCTCCGGACGGGCCTACCGCCTGTCGCTGGCCAAAGGTGACCGAATCCGTTTCGGCATCCGTTGCGACATCTCCGATCATCGTGTGATCAACGGCACGATCGGAAAAATCAGCGACATCGTCGCGGAGGAGGACGGCCACGCGCTGATCGCGGCAGACGTCGATGGACACGAATTGCTTTTTTCGTCGCGCGAAGTCGTGGATGACCGCGGGCGGATCCGACTCGCGACCGACTACGCCAGCACCATCTGGTCGTCCCAGGGGCTTACCAGCCATTCCGCGACCATCGTCACCGACGCCGCTTTCGACCGTAGAGACATCTATGTAGCCCTCAGCCGAGCGAAGCAGCAATCGACCCTTTGCGTCGATTCGCGCGCCCTGAATTTTGCCATCCGCGCGGAAACCGGTTTCGATCGGTCTGCAGAGGACATCACGGTCGAAGAACGGCGCGAGCATCTGGTGCGGCAGATGTCACGTTGGCGTACAAAAACGTCGACGCTTGACTTTGTATCAGATCGCTCCGCCTTGGAGAGCAAGGAGCACCTTCGAGACGGACGAGCGGCCACCAGCCGACGCGCACGCGGCCTCCAAGCTGAGGCGGAGGCTGGTCTGTGA
- a CDS encoding glycosyltransferase family 2 protein, which produces MDIAIQSSHCASYRVAVIIPCYNEELTIASTVAGFREALPAAAFYVCDNNSTDRTAQCASESGAVVIVETRQGKGHAMRRLFADVDADVYILVDGDATYDPGAAPAMVERMITDNLDFFNGARVTELQGAYRSGHRFGNRMLTSLVRCFFGRQFSDMLSGYKVFSRRFVKSFPAMSRGFEIETELTVHALSLRMPCAEMPTAYQERPVGSFSKLRTYRDGWRILRLIANLVRNERPLMFFGIAGAVLEIIAFVLSIPLFYTYVETGFVPRLPTAVLIVGLALMGMLSVFSGLILDMSSTGRHEMKRLAYLAIPPIRSLMPAKSGERSAAQ; this is translated from the coding sequence GTGGACATCGCTATTCAGTCGTCGCATTGCGCGTCGTACCGTGTCGCAGTCATCATTCCCTGTTATAATGAAGAACTGACGATAGCCTCCACTGTTGCAGGTTTCCGGGAAGCATTGCCCGCCGCTGCATTCTATGTCTGCGATAACAACTCGACTGATCGGACGGCCCAATGCGCCAGCGAAAGCGGTGCCGTCGTGATCGTGGAAACCAGGCAGGGGAAAGGGCATGCGATGCGGCGGTTGTTCGCCGATGTCGATGCCGACGTCTACATCCTGGTGGACGGCGATGCGACGTATGATCCGGGCGCCGCGCCGGCCATGGTCGAGCGGATGATCACTGATAACCTGGATTTCTTTAACGGAGCGCGCGTTACCGAATTGCAGGGAGCCTACCGATCGGGCCACAGGTTTGGCAATCGCATGCTGACTTCTCTGGTACGGTGTTTTTTTGGCCGCCAGTTTTCCGACATGCTGTCAGGCTACAAGGTCTTTTCTCGAAGGTTTGTGAAATCCTTTCCTGCGATGTCGCGGGGTTTCGAAATCGAAACCGAACTTACGGTTCACGCACTCAGCCTTCGGATGCCGTGTGCGGAGATGCCGACCGCTTATCAGGAGCGGCCAGTAGGCTCTTTCAGCAAGCTGCGGACTTATCGGGACGGCTGGCGTATTCTGCGTCTCATCGCCAATCTCGTACGCAACGAACGGCCGTTGATGTTTTTTGGAATAGCCGGGGCCGTTCTGGAGATCATTGCCTTCGTCTTGAGTATTCCGCTGTTTTACACTTACGTTGAAACAGGATTCGTGCCGCGTTTGCCTACGGCCGTTTTGATCGTGGGATTGGCCCTGATGGGAATGCTGAGCGTCTTTTCAGGTCTCATTCTCGATATGAGCTCGACAGGGCGTCATGAAATGAAGCGCCTTGCCTATCTGGCCATTCCTCCCATCCGGTCGTTGATGCCGGCTAAAAGTGGCGAACGATCCGCCGCGCAATAA
- a CDS encoding glycosyltransferase 87 family protein, whose amino-acid sequence MIADTTNRSKTHVGRLEITIVAVVAVVLCVGVGLKEGQDANWDLLNYHYYSGYALLHGRFAIDVAASQIQTWLNPLPSVLVYLLISSASPQIASGILAALSAVSVVLVFVIARLALSSEQSTKSAWAMAAIAAIGAFMSPMFLSELGATLADGIIAAFILAALATLFFGRFGTLAYFISGLLIGVALALKLTNGCFLIAWFFATLFVERWRSMRAMFATGLGACLSYLPLGGVWNFYIFRMYDNPVFPFFNHLFKSPFYGLQPISDDRFKPHGFADALSYFWKWPLGLHPTTEVPFADLRFTLILFLLPVVAMLLWDRRASGESIRPQTFDRRPRAFLLVFCLVGFVVWLRAFSIQRYAVVLEMLAPLLLIMLLSFVVRNRRVLLACSAMAVLAISLTTSRANWRRVPFTHDWFDVSVADELKGGNTFFVMLSGDPMAYVIPYLPASDVFVRIEGNMPITTTTGIGRAIAAKLMQHKGDIRTLTPLNYDTKGSVLHLQKFGLRIESDDCLKIPTKMGVLITCRLVEDKVSSLISNRSGA is encoded by the coding sequence GTGATCGCCGATACGACAAACCGCAGCAAAACCCACGTCGGCCGGCTGGAAATTACGATCGTTGCGGTTGTTGCTGTCGTACTTTGCGTTGGAGTCGGCTTAAAAGAAGGGCAGGACGCAAACTGGGACCTTCTCAATTACCACTATTATAGCGGTTATGCGCTGCTGCACGGTCGCTTTGCGATCGACGTTGCAGCGAGTCAAATTCAAACCTGGCTCAACCCGCTCCCCTCGGTCCTCGTCTATTTATTGATCTCGTCGGCTTCGCCCCAAATCGCCTCCGGGATTTTGGCGGCGCTTTCGGCTGTTTCCGTCGTTCTCGTTTTTGTCATCGCTCGATTGGCTCTGTCTTCCGAGCAAAGCACGAAAAGCGCTTGGGCGATGGCGGCTATTGCAGCTATCGGGGCTTTCATGTCCCCGATGTTTCTGTCCGAACTTGGGGCCACGCTGGCGGACGGGATCATTGCCGCGTTTATTTTAGCTGCACTGGCAACGCTGTTTTTCGGTCGTTTTGGAACGCTCGCCTATTTCATATCGGGCTTGCTGATCGGTGTTGCGCTGGCATTGAAGCTGACCAATGGCTGCTTCCTGATTGCATGGTTCTTCGCAACGCTGTTCGTCGAGCGTTGGCGCTCGATGCGAGCCATGTTTGCGACAGGTCTTGGCGCCTGTTTGTCCTACCTCCCGTTAGGAGGCGTGTGGAATTTTTATATTTTCCGCATGTATGACAATCCGGTTTTTCCGTTTTTCAATCACCTCTTCAAATCGCCGTTCTATGGTCTGCAACCGATTTCCGATGACCGGTTCAAACCGCATGGATTCGCCGATGCGCTGAGCTATTTCTGGAAATGGCCGTTAGGGCTGCACCCCACGACCGAAGTGCCGTTTGCCGATCTGCGCTTTACCCTGATCCTGTTTCTGTTGCCCGTGGTCGCGATGTTGCTTTGGGATCGCCGCGCTTCGGGGGAAAGTATACGACCGCAGACTTTCGATCGACGACCTCGCGCCTTCCTGCTGGTCTTCTGCCTTGTCGGCTTTGTGGTCTGGCTTAGGGCGTTCAGTATCCAGCGTTATGCTGTCGTGCTGGAGATGCTGGCGCCGCTGCTTTTGATTATGCTGCTGTCATTTGTCGTTCGGAATCGCCGCGTATTGCTTGCCTGTTCAGCGATGGCGGTGCTGGCGATCTCGCTAACGACGTCTCGTGCGAATTGGAGGCGGGTGCCCTTCACGCACGACTGGTTTGATGTCAGCGTTGCCGACGAACTCAAAGGCGGAAATACTTTTTTTGTGATGCTGTCGGGAGATCCGATGGCCTATGTCATCCCGTATCTTCCTGCATCCGATGTTTTTGTCAGGATTGAAGGAAATATGCCGATTACCACGACAACGGGGATTGGTCGCGCCATCGCTGCGAAGCTGATGCAGCATAAAGGGGACATCCGCACTCTGACGCCTTTGAACTACGACACAAAGGGGTCTGTTTTGCATTTGCAAAAATTTGGCCTACGGATTGAATCAGACGATTGCCTGAAGATTCCGACCAAGATGGGCGTGTTGATTACTTGCCGTCTTGTCGAGGATAAGGTCTCCTCGCTCATAAGTAACCGCTCTGGAGCTTGA
- a CDS encoding lysine-2,3-aminomutase-like protein produces MKPANTLRRPSELADHDLISREAVPALEAVAARYAIAITPAVAELIDPSDPNDPIAKQYVPSTQELQTQPVERADPIGDDARSPVEGVVHRYPDRVLLKLVHVCAVYCRFCFRREMVGPGKETSLSEKAYATAIDYIRAHPEIWEVILTGGDPLMLSARRLKEIVDDLAAIPHVRIIRFHTRVPVADPARVTDEVAEALRHHDVTIWVALHANHPRELTPAAREACARLIDRGIPMVSQSVLLRGVNDDAQTLTALMRAFVECRIKPYYLHHGDLAPGTAHLRTTLEEGEALMRRLRGHVSGLCQPDYVLDIPGGYGKIPVGPTYLSSERDGPMQRRRLVDYCGEVHVYPPE; encoded by the coding sequence ATGAAACCCGCCAACACGCTGCGGCGGCCATCCGAACTCGCCGACCACGATCTGATCTCGCGCGAAGCTGTGCCCGCGTTGGAAGCTGTGGCGGCGCGCTACGCCATTGCCATCACCCCCGCCGTTGCGGAGTTGATCGACCCCAGCGATCCCAATGACCCTATTGCGAAGCAGTACGTGCCGAGCACGCAGGAATTGCAAACGCAGCCCGTCGAGCGTGCCGATCCGATCGGTGACGACGCCCGCTCGCCGGTCGAGGGGGTCGTGCATCGCTATCCCGACCGCGTGTTGCTCAAGCTCGTGCACGTCTGCGCGGTCTATTGCCGATTCTGTTTCCGCCGCGAGATGGTCGGGCCGGGCAAGGAAACGTCGCTTTCGGAAAAGGCCTATGCGACGGCCATCGATTACATCCGCGCGCACCCGGAAATCTGGGAAGTCATTCTCACCGGCGGCGACCCCTTGATGTTATCGGCACGGCGGCTGAAGGAAATTGTGGATGACCTTGCCGCCATTCCGCATGTCAGGATCATACGCTTCCACACCCGCGTGCCGGTTGCCGATCCGGCGCGGGTGACGGACGAGGTCGCGGAAGCGCTGCGTCACCACGATGTCACGATATGGGTGGCGTTGCATGCCAATCATCCGCGCGAACTGACGCCTGCTGCGCGGGAAGCCTGTGCACGACTGATCGATCGCGGCATCCCGATGGTCAGCCAGTCGGTGTTGTTGCGCGGCGTCAACGACGATGCGCAGACCTTGACGGCCTTGATGCGTGCCTTCGTCGAATGCCGGATCAAACCCTATTACCTGCATCACGGTGACCTCGCACCCGGCACGGCGCATCTGCGGACCACTCTGGAGGAGGGCGAGGCACTGATGCGTCGATTGCGCGGGCACGTCTCGGGCTTGTGTCAGCCTGACTACGTGCTCGACATCCCGGGCGGCTACGGCAAGATTCCTGTGGGGCCGACCTATCTGTCCTCCGAGCGTGACGGACCTATGCAACGAAGGCGACTCGTGGATTACTGTGGTGAAGTCCACGTCTATCCGCCGGAATAG